The Benincasa hispida cultivar B227 chromosome 9, ASM972705v1, whole genome shotgun sequence genome has a segment encoding these proteins:
- the LOC120084630 gene encoding uncharacterized protein LOC120084630 → MLRSGKRRIGQPFGNESESASSHPKEKSREEEQMNKFTQRLQASLENIQPDLKKKYGIERLKALGATNFEGTKDPANAEAWMNQIEKYFEVMRCPKNRKVSLATFLLQKQAEDWWKLLKNRRGNQEEICWEEFRKAFFERFYPRSFRDRKQDEFLQLMQGNMTIVEYELKYTKLSKYALNIVVDEKERCRRFETGLRQEIRTPVTATAEWGEFSRLIEVVMRVERSLMTEEVRPERDSSMSRWRREKPRNFTPRVESRSGWKRREVTNTKANPERESQIKESMVSVNQRLRCPVCNKYHWGRCWKQTQERSHTYFKCGRPGHFKRECPKLMDTGNVQPPNNPGGR, encoded by the coding sequence ATGCTGAGAAGTGGAAAACGTAGAATCGGGCAACCCTTTGGGAATGAAAGTGAAAGTGCCTCAAGCCatccaaaagaaaaatccaGAGAGGAAGaacaaatgaataaattcaCCCAAAGACTTCAAGCAAGCTTAGAAAATATACAACCTGATCTCAAGAAGAAATATGGGATAGAACGATTAAAGGCATTGGGAGCCACAAACTTTGAAGGAACAAAAGATCCTGCAAATGCAGAAGCATGGatgaatcaaatagaaaaatatttcgAGGTGATGAGATGCCCTAAAAACCGTAAGGTAAGTCTTGCCACATTCTTACTGCAAAAACAGGCAGAAGATTGGtggaagctactaaagaatagGAGGGGCAATCAAGAAGAAATATGTTGGGAGGAATTTCGAAAAGCATTTTTCGAAAGATTCTATCCTCGATCATTCAGGGATAGGAAACAAGATGAATTCCTACAGCTCATGCAGGGAAACATGACTATAGTGGAATATGAATTAAAGTATACGAAGCTATCCAAGTATGCTTTAAACATAGTGGTGGATGAAAAGGAACGTTGTCGGAGGTTTGAAACGGGATTAAGACAAGAGATTCGAACTCCTGTTACAGCAACCGCAGAATGGGGAGAATTTTCAAGACTAATAGAAGTCGTGATGAGAGTAGAAAGAAGTTTAATGACGGAAGAAGTAAGACCGGAAAGAGACTCATCAATGAGTAGGTGGCGGAGGGAAAAACCAAGAAATTTTACACCCAGGGTAGAAAGCAGAAGTGgatggaaaagaagagaagTTACCAACACTAAAGCAAACCCTGAACGGGAGAGCCAAATAAAGGAGTCAATGGTGAGTGTTAACCAAAGACTAAGATGTCCGGTCTGTAATAAATATCACTGGGGAAGGTGTTGGAAGCAAACCCAAGAACGATCACACACGTATTTTAAGTGTGGCAGACCAGGACACTTTAAACGAGAATGTCCTAAGTTAATGGATACTGGAAATGTACAACCACCAAACAACCCGGGAGGAAGATGA